The following proteins come from a genomic window of Nodosilinea sp. FACHB-141:
- a CDS encoding pseudouridine synthase translates to MSDLPFHLLDAFLDGVRLSALEAADYYYQGYCPRTGQHYQLPRTAMARAIAQTLMAQLGDAHLSEGKMFGVLVVQSPEGQTGVLKAFSGLWQGQERVPGWVPPIPGRSQVALQEARTLDALGAIKDQLLVLQRLPERETYARLQEEQARDRTQLNQRHRDRKHCRDRQRQTLVCTLAGESLTAALAALEQESRGDKAELRQFKQRWRDRIAPLEATIQSADAEIVILRQRRRDLSRQLQAEMHAACTLTNFAGESLAIQNLVGQGNLPTGTGDCCAPKLLHAAAQLGLEPLAMAEFWWGPPQGDKQPGKFHGACADRCQPIMGFLLSGLSAQVLGSSDIPVGAQHAAPLQLAQTGDIQPELGISVLYQDPWIIAVDKPAGLLSVPGRYSDRQDSVLTRLRFPLGSLRESALPEGAFLQPVHRLDQDTSGVLVLALDAETHRLLGQQFEQRQVQKTYQAIVVGDIAASAGIIDLPLWGDPTQRPRQQVNWQHGKPSQTKFEVLDREGELTRIAFYPLTGRTHQLRVHAAHSQGLNAPIWGDRLYGHSEPGQRLHLHAQTLQFTHPHSQNAILLNSAVPF, encoded by the coding sequence GTGTCTGACCTACCATTTCATTTGCTCGATGCCTTTTTAGACGGGGTGCGGCTGTCTGCTCTAGAGGCGGCTGACTACTATTACCAAGGCTATTGTCCTCGCACGGGGCAGCACTACCAACTGCCCCGCACAGCAATGGCTCGGGCGATCGCCCAAACCCTCATGGCCCAGCTCGGCGACGCCCACTTGTCTGAGGGCAAGATGTTTGGGGTGCTGGTGGTGCAATCGCCGGAGGGGCAAACCGGGGTGCTCAAAGCGTTTTCGGGGCTGTGGCAGGGGCAAGAGCGGGTGCCCGGCTGGGTGCCGCCGATACCGGGGCGATCGCAGGTGGCGCTGCAAGAGGCCCGCACCCTCGACGCGCTGGGGGCAATTAAAGACCAGCTGCTGGTGTTGCAGCGGTTGCCCGAGCGAGAGACCTACGCTCGGTTGCAGGAAGAGCAGGCCCGCGATCGCACCCAGCTCAACCAAAGGCACCGCGATCGCAAACATTGCCGCGATCGCCAACGCCAAACCCTAGTCTGCACGCTAGCAGGAGAATCCCTCACGGCAGCCCTAGCAGCTCTGGAGCAGGAGAGTCGGGGCGACAAGGCCGAGCTGCGGCAGTTTAAGCAACGGTGGCGCGATCGCATTGCCCCTCTAGAAGCCACCATTCAATCTGCCGATGCCGAAATCGTCATTCTCAGGCAGCGGCGACGAGATCTCTCCCGCCAGCTCCAGGCCGAGATGCACGCCGCCTGTACCCTCACCAACTTTGCGGGCGAATCTCTGGCCATCCAGAATTTAGTGGGGCAGGGCAATCTGCCTACGGGCACGGGCGACTGCTGCGCTCCTAAGCTGTTGCACGCGGCGGCTCAGCTCGGCCTTGAGCCACTGGCGATGGCCGAGTTTTGGTGGGGGCCACCCCAGGGCGACAAGCAACCGGGAAAGTTTCACGGGGCCTGCGCCGATCGCTGCCAGCCGATTATGGGGTTTCTGTTGTCGGGGTTGTCGGCTCAGGTGTTGGGATCAAGCGATATCCCCGTAGGGGCGCAGCATGCTGCGCCCCTACAACTCGCGCAAACTGGGGACATCCAACCAGAATTGGGGATTTCCGTTCTATATCAAGACCCGTGGATAATCGCGGTGGATAAGCCTGCGGGGCTGTTGTCGGTACCGGGGCGCTACAGCGATCGCCAAGACAGCGTGCTCACCCGCCTGCGATTCCCCTTGGGATCGCTTCGCGAATCGGCCTTGCCTGAGGGAGCGTTTTTGCAGCCTGTGCATCGGCTCGACCAAGACACTTCTGGGGTGCTGGTGCTGGCGCTCGATGCCGAGACTCACCGCCTGCTCGGCCAGCAGTTTGAGCAGCGCCAGGTGCAGAAGACCTACCAGGCGATCGTGGTGGGGGATATTGCCGCATCGGCGGGGATCATTGACTTGCCGCTGTGGGGCGACCCGACGCAGCGGCCCCGGCAGCAGGTGAATTGGCAGCACGGCAAACCCAGCCAAACCAAGTTTGAGGTGCTGGACCGCGAGGGAGAGCTAACGCGAATCGCCTTTTACCCGCTAACGGGGCGTACTCACCAGCTGCGCGTCCACGCCGCCCATTCTCAGGGGTTGAACGCGCCGATTTGGGGCGATCGCCTCTATGGTCACAGCGAACCGGGGCAGCGCCTGCACCTCCACGCCCAAACCCTGCAATTTACGCATCCCCACAGCCAGAATGCAATTCTCCTAAACTCCGCTGTGCCGTTTTAG
- the treZ gene encoding malto-oligosyltrehalose trehalohydrolase, giving the protein MRSDLKVGAILQDNGQCHFTLWGPELDSVELRLLSPKKASFPMQKSEEGYWTISVDDVAEGTQYQYCINEADVRPDPASFYQPEGVHGPSAVVDLNTYKWNDDGWQNIPWSDYVIYELHIGTFTAEGTFDSAIAQLADLKALGITAVEILPVSQFPGERNWGYDGVFPFATQNSYGGPNGLKRLVDACHREGLAVILDVVYNHLGPEGNYTGSYGPYTTDKYNTPWGNAINFDDTWSDGVRHYCIQNALYWLREFHIDGLRLDAIHAIYDFSAKHLLAEMAEAVAELSEQVGKPLYVTAESDLNDTRIIRPAEQGGFALRAQWSDDFHHALHTMITGERYGYYQDFGTCEALATAIRDRFVYSGTYSPFRHRRHGNSATDLPSDQFIVCAQNHDQIGNAKGCDRLTKLVPFDALKLTAGVLLTSPYIPLIFMGEEYGEEAPFNYFIDHSDPDLIEAVYEGRKREFKEAHGFGEPAPAHEVATYEASKLNWHLRGEGKHKTMLSYYQRLLELRRQLKLNAPSYSKDMEISSDEDTKVIVYRRAIADGQLLCLMNFNPNASVIELAPPQQPWVLTFDSAATEWAGPGSSLPEKITEAQSLEVPPLGFVLYTTT; this is encoded by the coding sequence ATGAGATCAGACCTCAAAGTTGGAGCCATTCTCCAAGACAATGGACAGTGCCATTTTACACTTTGGGGGCCTGAGCTAGACTCTGTCGAGCTGCGGCTTCTCTCGCCTAAAAAAGCCTCTTTTCCAATGCAGAAAAGTGAGGAAGGCTATTGGACAATTTCGGTTGATGACGTAGCCGAAGGCACACAGTATCAATACTGCATAAACGAGGCCGATGTGCGGCCCGACCCAGCTTCGTTTTATCAGCCCGAGGGGGTGCATGGCCCCTCGGCAGTGGTTGACCTCAATACTTACAAATGGAACGACGACGGCTGGCAAAATATTCCCTGGTCAGACTACGTCATCTACGAGCTGCACATCGGCACGTTTACGGCTGAGGGCACCTTTGACTCGGCGATCGCCCAGCTAGCCGACCTCAAAGCCCTCGGCATCACCGCCGTCGAAATTTTGCCGGTGTCGCAGTTTCCCGGCGAGCGCAACTGGGGCTACGACGGCGTGTTTCCCTTCGCCACCCAAAACTCCTACGGCGGCCCCAACGGGCTCAAGCGCCTGGTCGATGCCTGCCACCGCGAAGGGCTGGCGGTAATTTTAGACGTGGTCTACAACCACCTGGGGCCAGAGGGCAACTACACCGGCAGCTACGGCCCTTACACCACCGACAAATACAACACGCCATGGGGCAATGCCATCAACTTTGACGACACCTGGTCGGATGGGGTGCGGCACTACTGCATTCAAAACGCGCTCTACTGGCTGCGCGAGTTTCACATCGACGGGCTGCGGCTCGACGCCATTCACGCCATCTACGACTTCAGCGCCAAGCACCTGCTAGCCGAGATGGCCGAGGCCGTGGCAGAGCTATCTGAGCAGGTCGGCAAGCCGCTGTACGTCACCGCCGAAAGCGACCTCAACGACACCCGTATCATTCGCCCCGCCGAGCAGGGGGGCTTTGCCCTGCGCGCCCAGTGGAGCGACGATTTTCACCATGCGTTGCACACCATGATTACCGGCGAACGCTACGGCTATTACCAAGACTTTGGCACCTGCGAAGCCCTGGCGACAGCAATTCGCGATCGCTTTGTCTATAGCGGCACCTATTCGCCCTTTCGGCATCGACGACACGGCAACTCAGCCACCGATTTGCCCTCCGATCAATTCATTGTCTGTGCTCAAAACCACGACCAAATTGGCAACGCGAAGGGATGCGATCGCCTCACTAAACTGGTGCCCTTTGATGCCCTCAAACTGACGGCGGGGGTGCTGCTGACCTCACCCTATATTCCCCTAATTTTCATGGGTGAAGAATACGGTGAAGAAGCCCCCTTTAACTACTTCATTGACCACAGCGATCCCGATTTAATTGAAGCCGTCTATGAGGGACGCAAACGCGAGTTTAAAGAAGCCCATGGCTTTGGTGAACCCGCCCCCGCCCACGAGGTGGCCACCTACGAAGCGTCAAAACTAAACTGGCACCTGCGCGGCGAAGGCAAGCACAAAACGATGTTGAGCTACTACCAACGTCTGCTGGAGCTGCGGCGACAGCTCAAGCTTAATGCGCCGTCCTATTCCAAAGATATGGAGATTAGCAGCGACGAAGACACCAAGGTGATTGTCTATCGCCGGGCGATCGCCGATGGGCAACTGCTCTGCCTAATGAACTTCAACCCAAACGCTAGCGTAATTGAGCTAGCGCCGCCCCAGCAGCCTTGGGTGCTGACCTTTGACTCGGCCGCCACCGAGTGGGCTGGGCCAGGCTCCTCCCTTCCTGAAAAAATCACTGAGGCCCAGTCCTTAGAAGTGCCACCTCTTGGGTTTGTGCTCTATACAACAACGTAG
- the treY gene encoding malto-oligosyltrehalose synthase produces MRIPTATYRLQFNSEFGFAAAQDIVEYLKNLGVSDIYASPIFKARKGSTHGYDVVDPTQLNPELGGEAAFQPLIDTVHHHGLGWLQDIVPNHMAYDGQNPYLMDIMEYGPDSEYFNFFDIEWEGPEELGGRVLAPMLGDFYDRCLERGEIQLSYDETGLSVNYYGLRFPMRIESYGRFLSYQSGRLAQQLDTSDRTFVKISGILYLVKNAIVDLKGREYRDQAQFAKGLLWDVYQESDAVREFIDQNLVIFNGTPDQPSSFDLLDELLSEQFYRLSFWKVGAEELNYRRFFTVNELICLKIDNQEVFDQTHDLICKLVKNDQFNGVRIDHIDGLYDPTRYLERLRDRLGDTYIVIEKILEDEETIPPEWPIQGTSGYDSLIQLNGVFCQQDNQDAFTRIYQQLTGESTPYPELVAAKKRLIAETNLVGDINNLARFLKRVCQQYRYGRDLTLYGLRTAIEEVLIAFPIYCTYVNQEKISERDLAYVQEAIEAARKRIPQLINELNLIERFLSLNFEGSLPEEEKAQWLHFVMRLQQFTGPLMAKGLEDTLFYGYNRFISLNEVGGTPGHFGLSMRQFHQRQQQRQQQWPHAMNASSTHDTKRSEDVRARLNVLSEIPSEWETVVNLWRSLNGSHKTVVRDQVVPDANDEYFLYQTLVGAFPFEDSELASFSDRVADYVVKAVREAKVHTAWLRPDADYEDGYVAFARAILTPGEKNNFLPEFRKFQQRIAEYGIYNSLSQVVLKLMLPGVPDIYQGQELWDFSLVDPDNRRPVDYNLRRHWLQELQQWGDDRAALLQNLLEYRQDGRIKLWVTHCGLSVRQAYPELFEQGDYQPLFARGDAEEHILAFARQWGNQWVVAIAPRFLTSRIEPGEYPIGKVWGETTLALPSGAQHWQNWITGESVTTTEDAALSDLLATFPYAILVGTAADQPAPEATTES; encoded by the coding sequence ATGCGTATCCCTACCGCGACCTACCGGCTTCAGTTCAACTCAGAGTTTGGGTTTGCTGCGGCCCAAGATATTGTGGAATATCTCAAAAACCTTGGGGTTTCAGATATCTACGCCTCGCCGATTTTCAAAGCGCGAAAGGGCAGTACCCACGGCTACGATGTGGTTGACCCCACCCAACTCAACCCCGAGCTGGGTGGCGAAGCGGCGTTTCAGCCGCTGATTGATACGGTGCACCACCACGGCCTGGGCTGGCTGCAAGACATTGTGCCCAACCACATGGCCTACGACGGCCAAAACCCGTACCTCATGGACATCATGGAGTACGGCCCCGACTCAGAATATTTCAACTTCTTCGACATTGAGTGGGAAGGGCCCGAGGAGCTGGGGGGCCGAGTTTTGGCTCCCATGCTAGGCGATTTTTACGATCGCTGCCTAGAGCGGGGCGAAATTCAGCTTAGCTACGACGAGACTGGGCTGAGTGTTAACTACTACGGACTGCGGTTTCCGATGCGCATCGAGTCCTACGGGCGGTTTTTGAGCTACCAATCGGGGCGGCTGGCCCAGCAGCTCGACACCAGCGATCGCACTTTCGTCAAGATTTCAGGCATTCTCTACCTGGTCAAAAATGCGATCGTCGATCTCAAGGGCCGTGAATACCGCGATCAGGCTCAGTTTGCCAAAGGGCTGCTGTGGGATGTTTACCAAGAAAGCGACGCCGTTCGCGAGTTCATCGACCAAAACCTGGTGATCTTTAACGGCACCCCCGACCAGCCCAGCAGCTTTGATCTCCTCGACGAACTGCTCTCAGAACAGTTTTACCGCCTGTCATTCTGGAAAGTGGGAGCCGAGGAACTCAACTACCGCCGCTTCTTTACCGTCAACGAGCTGATCTGCCTCAAGATCGACAACCAGGAAGTCTTCGATCAGACCCACGATCTGATCTGCAAACTGGTCAAAAACGATCAGTTTAACGGCGTCAGAATCGACCACATCGACGGGCTCTACGACCCCACTCGCTATCTAGAGCGGCTGCGCGATCGCCTAGGCGACACCTACATCGTCATCGAAAAAATTCTTGAAGACGAAGAAACCATACCTCCCGAATGGCCAATTCAAGGCACCTCGGGCTACGACTCACTGATTCAGCTTAACGGCGTCTTTTGTCAGCAGGATAATCAAGACGCCTTTACCCGCATCTATCAACAGCTGACCGGCGAATCCACTCCCTACCCCGAGCTAGTAGCCGCCAAGAAACGGCTGATTGCCGAGACCAACCTGGTCGGCGACATCAACAACCTGGCGCGGTTTCTCAAGCGCGTCTGCCAGCAATATCGCTACGGGCGCGACCTCACCCTCTACGGTCTGCGCACTGCCATCGAAGAGGTGCTGATTGCCTTCCCGATCTATTGCACCTACGTCAACCAGGAGAAGATCTCTGAGCGCGATCTGGCCTACGTGCAGGAGGCGATCGAGGCCGCCCGCAAGCGCATTCCTCAGCTGATCAACGAGCTAAATTTAATCGAGCGATTCCTATCGCTCAATTTTGAAGGCTCGCTGCCCGAGGAGGAAAAGGCCCAGTGGCTGCACTTCGTCATGCGCCTCCAGCAGTTTACCGGCCCGCTGATGGCCAAAGGACTAGAAGACACCCTGTTCTACGGCTATAACCGCTTTATCAGCTTGAATGAGGTGGGTGGCACACCCGGGCATTTTGGCCTTTCGATGCGGCAGTTTCACCAGCGGCAGCAGCAGCGGCAGCAGCAGTGGCCCCACGCCATGAACGCCAGCTCGACCCACGACACCAAGCGCAGCGAAGACGTGCGCGCCCGGCTCAATGTGCTCTCTGAAATCCCCAGCGAATGGGAGACGGTCGTCAACCTCTGGCGCAGCCTCAACGGCAGCCACAAAACGGTGGTGCGCGACCAGGTGGTGCCCGACGCCAACGACGAATATTTTCTCTACCAAACCCTGGTGGGGGCGTTTCCGTTTGAAGATAGCGAGCTGGCTAGCTTTAGCGATCGCGTTGCCGACTACGTGGTCAAAGCCGTGCGCGAAGCTAAGGTGCACACCGCCTGGCTGCGCCCCGACGCCGACTACGAAGACGGCTATGTAGCCTTTGCTCGCGCCATTTTGACCCCCGGCGAAAAGAACAATTTTCTCCCCGAGTTTCGCAAGTTTCAGCAGCGCATTGCTGAATATGGCATCTACAACTCGCTCTCCCAAGTGGTGCTCAAGCTGATGCTGCCAGGGGTACCCGATATCTACCAGGGTCAAGAACTGTGGGATTTTAGCCTGGTTGACCCCGACAACCGCCGCCCCGTTGACTACAATCTGCGCCGTCACTGGCTGCAAGAGTTGCAGCAGTGGGGCGACGATCGCGCTGCCCTGCTCCAGAACCTATTGGAGTACCGCCAAGACGGACGCATTAAACTGTGGGTGACCCACTGCGGGCTGTCGGTGCGGCAAGCCTACCCCGAGCTGTTTGAGCAGGGCGACTACCAGCCGCTGTTTGCGCGCGGTGATGCAGAGGAGCACATTTTGGCCTTTGCTCGCCAATGGGGCAACCAGTGGGTGGTGGCGATCGCCCCCCGTTTTCTCACCAGCCGCATTGAGCCTGGCGAATACCCCATCGGCAAGGTATGGGGTGAGACTACTCTTGCCCTGCCCAGCGGTGCTCAGCACTGGCAAAACTGGATCACAGGCGAATCGGTTACTACCACCGAAGATGCCGCCCTGTCGGACCTGTTAGCCACATTTCCGTACGCTATCTTGGTTGGCACAGCAGCCGACCAGCCAGCCCCAGAAGCCACCACTGAATCCTAA
- a CDS encoding nuclease-related domain-containing protein has product MIVKELDPLAPNANKQMQAGHRAEEQMAFYLRRAFGEDPKIKVLNGLRLERRGEVAQIDHLLISTHGFILIESKSVTTQIRVNEQGEWSRQVGSVWQGMPSPLLQVERQAELLKALLNDHVDQFFRKVLTLQLTFASVPFDGLVAISDIGVIQRPPGFATQQVLKADQITKRIQEMHAAYRRASSLFSLNVRDAGAEFNDRKVTNLAEFLLQQHSPQTQLPPLEVPTALLSSVEPPSISRSKQVVLPVAKPQSDRPPLPQSQMAPAPVILKSSAPTTVKPQPRPVLSPQPQASVPSSAGAALVPACRTCGSSHLTIVYGKYGYYFKCADCEGNTPIKVTCANGEKAKISKQGREFYLVCQDAPQPQLFYINPT; this is encoded by the coding sequence ATGATTGTTAAAGAGCTAGATCCTCTCGCCCCTAACGCCAATAAGCAGATGCAGGCGGGGCACAGGGCTGAAGAACAGATGGCGTTTTACCTGCGCCGGGCATTTGGCGAAGATCCCAAAATCAAGGTACTAAACGGATTGCGGCTAGAGCGCCGGGGAGAGGTGGCCCAAATTGACCATCTGCTGATTAGCACCCACGGCTTTATTTTGATCGAGAGTAAGAGCGTCACCACACAAATCCGGGTCAATGAGCAGGGGGAGTGGTCGCGCCAGGTGGGGTCAGTTTGGCAGGGCATGCCATCTCCTCTCCTGCAAGTTGAGCGTCAGGCAGAGTTGCTCAAGGCCCTGTTAAACGACCACGTTGATCAGTTCTTCCGCAAGGTGCTAACGCTCCAACTCACCTTTGCCTCAGTTCCCTTTGATGGGCTGGTGGCTATTTCTGACATTGGGGTGATTCAGCGGCCTCCCGGTTTTGCTACTCAGCAGGTACTCAAAGCCGATCAGATCACTAAACGAATTCAGGAAATGCATGCTGCCTATCGTCGGGCCAGCAGTTTATTCTCCCTCAACGTGAGGGATGCCGGGGCCGAATTTAACGACAGGAAAGTAACCAACCTGGCGGAGTTCTTGCTGCAACAGCACAGTCCCCAAACCCAGCTGCCTCCTCTAGAGGTTCCTACAGCGTTGCTCAGTTCTGTAGAACCGCCATCTATTTCGAGATCTAAGCAGGTTGTTCTTCCTGTCGCCAAACCTCAGTCTGATCGGCCACCCTTACCCCAGTCTCAAATGGCACCAGCTCCAGTTATCCTCAAGAGCTCTGCCCCGACTACCGTTAAACCCCAGCCACGGCCAGTTCTCTCACCCCAACCTCAAGCATCTGTTCCATCATCTGCTGGAGCCGCTTTGGTTCCTGCCTGTCGCACCTGTGGCAGCAGCCACTTAACAATTGTGTATGGCAAATATGGCTACTACTTCAAGTGTGCCGATTGTGAGGGCAACACGCCGATTAAAGTAACCTGCGCCAATGGCGAAAAAGCCAAAATTTCAAAGCAAGGACGGGAGTTTTATCTAGTGTGCCAGGACGCACCACAACCCCAACTCTTTTACATCAATCCGACTTAA
- a CDS encoding diacylglycerol kinase family protein, with protein MKVTLIHNSKAGDDKHPSKDVLLFLIEQSGYEVNYQSTKHDKWVAALENPGDLVIAAGGDGTVGQVAQRLVGQDIPMAVLPMGTANNIAKTLGLMDIPLEQLVEGWATAPRIKFDSAIASGAWGTTQLIESLGMGLFARTMSKVEHSGHLKHVATAEEELATVLDLLKQRVSRCPARSLTLSLDGQDISGEYILLEVMNIEYVGPNLHLAPNISLNDGLLTVVLVREGEQDKITNYLSDCLAGKCDLAPFTQYQGRHLQIQGEGFDIHVDDKILSKDNLASPDGSIVIDVSVAPQSLEFLLPKS; from the coding sequence ATGAAAGTTACGCTGATTCATAATTCCAAGGCAGGCGATGATAAACACCCTTCCAAAGATGTACTTTTATTTCTAATTGAACAGTCTGGTTATGAGGTTAACTACCAGTCGACCAAACACGACAAATGGGTTGCTGCCTTGGAAAATCCTGGCGACTTAGTAATCGCTGCTGGGGGGGATGGCACCGTTGGTCAGGTGGCTCAACGCTTGGTCGGGCAAGATATTCCGATGGCTGTCTTGCCCATGGGAACAGCCAATAATATTGCCAAAACGTTGGGCCTGATGGACATTCCTCTGGAGCAGCTTGTTGAGGGATGGGCTACTGCGCCACGCATCAAGTTTGATAGTGCGATCGCCAGCGGAGCCTGGGGCACAACTCAATTGATTGAAAGTTTGGGTATGGGACTATTTGCTCGAACCATGTCTAAGGTTGAGCACAGCGGTCATCTAAAGCATGTGGCAACTGCTGAAGAGGAACTTGCAACTGTCTTAGACCTGCTAAAACAGCGGGTTTCTCGATGTCCTGCCCGCTCTCTAACCCTTTCTTTAGATGGGCAAGATATTTCAGGCGAATATATTTTGCTGGAGGTTATGAACATCGAATATGTTGGACCCAACCTCCACCTTGCCCCAAATATTAGCCTCAATGACGGGCTGTTGACCGTTGTGCTGGTGCGAGAGGGCGAGCAAGATAAGATTACCAATTACTTATCTGACTGCTTAGCTGGCAAATGTGATCTAGCCCCGTTCACGCAGTATCAGGGCCGACACTTACAGATTCAGGGAGAAGGGTTTGATATTCACGTTGATGACAAAATTCTGTCTAAGGACAATTTAGCCTCGCCAGATGGCTCTATCGTTATTGACGTAAGCGTTGCCCCCCAATCACTTGAATTTCTCTTGCCTAAATCCTAA
- the surE gene encoding 5'/3'-nucleotidase SurE, producing MRILIANDDGIYSPGIAALAEVAATFGQVRIVAPDVEMSSAGHSITASRPLSYKRTPLRDFEAYRVNGTPADCVALGAYNWDKVDVVLSGINLGSNLGNAMWHSGTLAAAKQAVLLGMRGIALSAPATESEPDFDLLKPYLAKVLELLLPDPDLALVNVNFPNQAPQGLRWTRQSVRQYDGQVMPSKDPMGRQHFWFTVIPLEAPEAGTDRWAVDQGYVSMTPLRLDLTNEDALAQAQIRHPCD from the coding sequence ATGCGGATACTTATTGCTAACGACGACGGAATTTACAGCCCTGGTATTGCAGCCCTGGCAGAGGTAGCCGCAACCTTTGGCCAAGTGCGTATCGTCGCACCCGATGTAGAAATGTCTTCGGCGGGGCACTCCATTACGGCTTCGCGCCCCCTCTCCTACAAGCGCACACCCCTGCGAGATTTTGAGGCCTACCGCGTCAACGGTACCCCCGCCGATTGCGTAGCACTAGGTGCTTACAACTGGGACAAAGTGGATGTAGTGCTGTCGGGTATCAATTTAGGCAGCAACTTAGGCAATGCAATGTGGCATTCAGGCACTCTTGCGGCGGCCAAGCAAGCAGTTCTGTTGGGGATGCGCGGCATTGCCCTCAGTGCGCCCGCGACTGAGAGTGAGCCCGATTTTGACCTACTAAAGCCCTACCTGGCAAAGGTTCTAGAGTTACTCTTGCCAGATCCAGACCTAGCCTTAGTCAACGTCAATTTTCCTAACCAGGCTCCTCAGGGCTTGCGCTGGACTCGCCAGTCGGTGCGACAGTACGACGGCCAGGTCATGCCTAGTAAGGATCCGATGGGGCGGCAGCACTTCTGGTTCACAGTGATACCGCTGGAGGCTCCTGAGGCCGGGACCGATCGCTGGGCTGTAGACCAAGGCTATGTCTCGATGACACCCCTGCGCCTCGACCTAACCAATGAAGATGCCCTAGCTCAGGCACAGATAAGGCATCCCTGCGACTGA
- the hpsU gene encoding hormogonium polysaccharide biosynthesis acetyltransferase HpsU, protein MTAPPDFSYSPLDSGGERPWVRLDAYDQSWYKPGRSKVVILLWWLLQAVLFPLTPHASHAPRRWLLRQFGATVGQGVVIRPTARFTYPWNVSIGDHSWIGDDVVLYSLAQITIGQHCVISQKSYLCTGSHDVHDPRFGLIVAPVTVENGAWVATDCFVAPGVTVGANSVVGARSSVLKSLPSGQICYGTPCRAVAPRQMVNG, encoded by the coding sequence ATGACGGCTCCCCCTGATTTTAGTTATAGCCCTTTGGATAGCGGCGGCGAGCGCCCCTGGGTACGGCTCGATGCCTACGACCAGTCGTGGTACAAACCGGGGCGATCGAAGGTCGTCATTCTGCTGTGGTGGCTGTTGCAGGCGGTGCTATTTCCCCTCACGCCCCATGCCTCCCACGCACCGAGGCGCTGGCTGCTGCGTCAGTTTGGGGCCACTGTTGGCCAGGGTGTGGTGATTCGCCCTACCGCTCGGTTCACCTACCCGTGGAATGTGAGTATCGGCGACCACAGCTGGATTGGGGATGACGTAGTGCTCTATAGCCTGGCCCAGATCACCATTGGCCAACACTGCGTAATTTCACAAAAAAGCTATTTATGCACCGGTAGCCACGACGTTCACGACCCGCGCTTTGGCTTGATAGTTGCGCCAGTGACCGTTGAGAACGGTGCTTGGGTAGCGACCGACTGCTTCGTGGCCCCTGGGGTAACGGTAGGAGCCAACAGTGTAGTAGGAGCCCGCAGCAGCGTATTGAAGTCTTTGCCGTCGGGGCAGATCTGCTACGGTACCCCCTGCCGTGCCGTAGCGCCGCGTCAGATGGTGAATGGCTAG
- a CDS encoding glycosyltransferase family 2 protein yields the protein MVKTTPKVPISVLIPAKDEEQNLPACLASLERAAEIFVVDSNSSDRSIEIATAAGAKVVQFDFNGHWPKKKNWALDNLPFSHEWVLIVDCDERITPELWDEITTAIQRNEFDGYYLNRRVFFLGTWIRHGGKYPDWNLRLFRHQKGRYENLQTADIPNTGDNEVHEHVMVEGAVGYLKHDMLHEDFRDLYHWLARHNRYSNWEAQVYYNLLTGMGDGGTIGANLFGDAVQRKRFLKKIWVRLPFKPLLRFVLFYVLRLGFLDGRAGYIYGRLLSQYEYQIGVKLFELRQFGGQLNVTPKENATLPQPVVQPSIISVESAP from the coding sequence ATGGTTAAGACGACCCCCAAAGTCCCCATCTCTGTGCTGATTCCGGCTAAGGATGAGGAGCAAAATCTGCCTGCCTGTCTGGCCAGCCTAGAGCGGGCGGCGGAGATTTTTGTAGTGGATTCAAACAGCAGCGATCGCAGCATCGAGATCGCCACCGCTGCTGGGGCTAAGGTGGTGCAGTTTGACTTCAACGGCCACTGGCCCAAAAAGAAAAACTGGGCCTTAGACAATTTGCCCTTTAGCCACGAGTGGGTGCTCATTGTCGACTGTGACGAGCGCATTACCCCAGAACTGTGGGATGAGATTACTACCGCCATTCAGCGGAACGAGTTTGACGGTTATTACCTGAACCGCCGCGTGTTTTTCTTGGGTACCTGGATTCGCCACGGCGGCAAGTACCCCGACTGGAACCTGCGCCTGTTTCGCCACCAGAAGGGCCGCTACGAAAATCTGCAAACTGCCGATATTCCCAACACTGGCGATAACGAAGTGCACGAGCACGTCATGGTCGAAGGTGCCGTGGGCTATCTAAAGCACGACATGCTCCACGAAGACTTTCGCGACCTGTACCACTGGCTAGCCCGCCACAACCGCTACTCCAACTGGGAGGCCCAGGTCTACTACAACCTGCTCACCGGCATGGGTGACGGCGGCACTATCGGCGCAAATTTGTTTGGCGATGCGGTGCAGCGCAAGCGATTTCTCAAGAAAATTTGGGTGCGGTTGCCCTTTAAACCGCTGCTGCGGTTTGTGCTGTTTTATGTACTGCGGCTAGGCTTTTTAGACGGGCGAGCGGGCTATATTTATGGGCGACTGCTGAGCCAGTATGAGTACCAGATTGGGGTAAAACTGTTCGAGCTGAGGCAGTTTGGCGGGCAGCTTAATGTCACTCCCAAAGAAAATGCGACCCTACCACAGCCAGTAGTTCAGCCATCGATTATTTCGGTAGAATCAGCCCCTTAA